The following coding sequences are from one Psychrobacter sp. AH5 window:
- a CDS encoding IS5 family transposase, translating into MARTKLNDEHWHKLFIILRQINVYNKPNLRRTVEGMLYRIRVGCPWRDLPSYFGHWSSIYHQYRYWRKTGKWQKLMKIVTANYDSEWLFIDGSVVKAHQHSTGAASHLDEAIGKSVAGNSSKLHLVVDACGNPIHVELSGGQVHDSKMAKALICSTINNQTKAVIADRGYDSSDIRECIFKHCAQSVIPVKSNSKSSNDTLDWYLYRCRHLVENAFARLKHFRGIATRYDKLKDSFAAAVMLACVFIWLPLI; encoded by the coding sequence ATGGCTCGCACTAAGCTCAACGATGAACATTGGCACAAGCTATTTATTATATTGCGACAAATTAACGTATATAACAAGCCCAATCTAAGACGTACCGTTGAAGGCATGTTGTACCGCATACGAGTAGGCTGTCCATGGCGAGACTTACCTTCTTATTTTGGTCATTGGTCTAGCATATATCATCAATACCGTTACTGGCGTAAAACCGGTAAATGGCAAAAGCTCATGAAGATAGTCACAGCAAACTATGATAGTGAATGGTTATTTATAGACGGTAGCGTGGTTAAAGCTCATCAGCATAGTACAGGCGCAGCCAGTCATCTTGATGAGGCCATTGGTAAAAGCGTTGCAGGTAATAGCAGCAAACTGCACTTAGTGGTCGATGCTTGTGGCAACCCTATACATGTTGAGCTGTCAGGTGGGCAAGTACATGACTCTAAGATGGCAAAGGCGTTGATATGTAGCACCATTAACAACCAGACTAAAGCGGTGATTGCAGACAGGGGCTACGATAGTAGCGATATTAGAGAGTGTATCTTCAAGCACTGTGCTCAGTCAGTCATACCTGTTAAGTCGAACTCTAAAAGCAGTAACGACACACTAGATTGGTATTTGTATCGTTGCCGTCATTTGGTAGAAAACGCTTTTGCTAGATTGAAACATTTTAGGGGCATTGCCACGCGATATGATAAGCTCAAAGATAGCTTTGCAGCGGCGGTAATGCTCGCTTGTGTCTTTATCTGGTTGCCCTTGATTTGA
- a CDS encoding inositol monophosphatase family protein, giving the protein MEPMVVIAARAAEKVGKEILYAHQNRHKVELDTESKGLDGLVTRIDRFSEELTIATLKASYPDHSYLGEEFGMQQGRGEDADWCWIIDPLDGTKNFVHGVPQFCVSIAVQYKGVTEHGVVYDPVRDEMFSASRGKGARLNNRRMQVTDRKTLDGGLFTTGHPLERNRNGEVISYAKQHFESLQKVSEAGGQIRRLGSAALDLCYVAAGRFDGYFEMSIKPWDIAAGELIVTEARGTVVDHTGAHNSMTSGSIFACNVKLLKPLMQTVVPCWADAL; this is encoded by the coding sequence ATGGAACCCATGGTCGTTATCGCAGCGCGTGCTGCCGAAAAAGTCGGTAAAGAGATCTTGTACGCGCATCAAAACCGTCACAAAGTTGAGCTAGATACTGAGTCCAAGGGACTAGATGGTTTAGTAACTCGTATCGACCGTTTTAGTGAAGAGCTCACTATCGCGACACTAAAAGCCAGTTATCCTGATCATTCGTATTTAGGCGAAGAGTTTGGTATGCAGCAAGGCCGCGGTGAAGACGCAGATTGGTGCTGGATTATAGATCCACTCGATGGTACCAAGAATTTTGTTCACGGTGTGCCGCAGTTTTGTGTCTCAATCGCTGTGCAGTATAAAGGCGTCACTGAGCATGGCGTGGTCTATGATCCGGTCCGTGATGAGATGTTTTCAGCCAGCCGCGGTAAAGGCGCGCGTCTGAACAACCGCCGTATGCAGGTCACTGATCGCAAGACCTTAGATGGTGGCTTATTTACCACCGGCCATCCATTAGAGCGTAATCGTAACGGCGAGGTCATCTCTTATGCCAAGCAGCATTTTGAGAGCTTGCAAAAGGTTAGTGAAGCAGGCGGGCAAATTCGCCGTTTAGGCTCAGCGGCGCTCGATTTGTGCTACGTGGCCGCAGGTCGTTTTGATGGTTATTTTGAGATGTCAATCAAGCCTTGGGATATCGCCGCAGGCGAGCTAATTGTTACTGAAGCTCGTGGTACTGTTGTTGATCATACTGGCGCTCATAATTCTATGACCTCAGGCTCTATCTTTGCCTGTAACGTCAAGCTATTAAAGCCACTAATGCAAACGGTTGTCCCTTGTTGGGCTGATGCTCTTTAG
- the hemF gene encoding oxygen-dependent coproporphyrinogen oxidase, whose amino-acid sequence MTNSARCNPIHAAVPTHDDISRVRAFLVDLQARICQALEAQERDGGGNATFVADDWERPEGGGGRSCILADGEVIEKAGVMFSHIHVHNLPASATSRHPNIAGRKAQAMGVSLVVHPKNPNVPTSHANVRLFVAEAEGEDPIWWFGGGFDLTPFYPVLADCVQWHQVCHDLCAPFGDTVYPDFKQWCDEYFHLRHRDEQRGIGGLFYDDVNFESRGWDFERCFEFMQAVGNGYLDGILPIFEQRKNTAFTEEQRQFQLYRRGRYVEYNLVYDRGTLFGLQSNGRIESILVSMPPLASWHYRFEPEPGTAEYELTDYYLKPRDWLTL is encoded by the coding sequence ATGACTAATTCTGCTCGCTGTAATCCAATTCATGCCGCCGTTCCTACTCACGATGATATTTCGCGAGTACGGGCTTTTTTAGTTGATCTGCAAGCACGTATCTGCCAAGCATTAGAAGCGCAAGAACGTGATGGCGGCGGCAACGCTACTTTTGTTGCTGATGACTGGGAGCGGCCTGAAGGCGGCGGCGGTCGCTCCTGTATCTTGGCTGACGGTGAGGTCATCGAAAAAGCTGGGGTTATGTTTAGCCACATTCACGTCCATAATCTACCAGCTTCAGCTACCTCACGTCATCCCAATATCGCCGGCCGTAAAGCCCAAGCCATGGGCGTGTCATTGGTGGTTCATCCCAAAAACCCTAATGTGCCAACCAGTCATGCTAATGTACGGCTTTTTGTCGCTGAAGCTGAAGGTGAAGACCCTATCTGGTGGTTCGGTGGTGGTTTTGATTTGACGCCGTTTTATCCAGTATTAGCAGACTGTGTGCAATGGCATCAAGTCTGTCATGACCTCTGTGCGCCTTTTGGAGATACCGTCTACCCTGACTTTAAGCAGTGGTGTGATGAATATTTCCATTTGCGTCATCGTGATGAGCAGCGCGGTATTGGTGGACTGTTTTATGACGATGTCAACTTTGAGAGTCGCGGTTGGGATTTTGAGCGATGCTTTGAGTTTATGCAAGCAGTAGGTAATGGTTATCTTGATGGTATCTTGCCTATTTTTGAGCAGCGCAAAAACACTGCCTTTACCGAGGAGCAGCGTCAGTTTCAGCTTTACCGCCGCGGCCGCTACGTCGAATACAACTTAGTTTATGATCGCGGTACGCTCTTTGGTCTACAAAGTAATGGCCGTATCGAGTCCATCTTAGTCAGTATGCCGCCGCTTGCTAGCTGGCATTATCGCTTTGAGCCTGAGCCAGGTACGGCAGAATACGAGCTGACTGACTATTATCTAAAACCTCGCGATTGGTTGACTTTATAA
- the gspE gene encoding type II secretion system ATPase GspE → MLPLPYSFAKRHQLLIVAAIDSTLPPTLILTKATPLSAINEAVRFMQQQGVREAPSYESVSADEFEKRMNAAYAANTGESQHIAAGLEDHPDLDSLADSVPETEDLMDSQDDAPIIRLINALLSEAIRLNASDIHIETFEKRLVVRFRVDGELKEIITPKRQLAPLLVSRIKVMAKLDIAEKRVPQDGRMSLRLAGREVDVRVSTLPSSFGERVVMRLLDKQAGRLNMTYLGLADNDYNQLKRLIHRPHGIILVTGPTGSGKTTTLYAALTDLNDQTRNILTAEDPIEFQLDGIGQTQVNNKVDMTFAKSLRAMLRQDPDVVMVGEIRDLETAEIAVQASLTGHLVLSTLHTNTAIGAVTRLQDMGVEPFLLSSSLIGVVAQRLVRTLCSHCHDWQIADSEQAKLFSEIYIEHQTTIKLPKAVGCDKCNQSGFKGRTAIYEVVPIDDTLRRMIHSNTAEFELEEYARAQTPSIRADGLHKVLAGRTTLEEVLRVTKESALVEDALLL, encoded by the coding sequence ATGCTGCCATTGCCATATAGTTTTGCTAAGCGCCATCAGCTATTGATCGTAGCGGCTATAGACTCTACTCTGCCGCCAACGCTGATATTAACTAAAGCGACGCCGTTATCTGCTATTAATGAAGCGGTACGTTTTATGCAGCAACAAGGCGTGCGCGAGGCTCCTAGTTATGAAAGCGTCAGCGCTGATGAGTTTGAAAAGCGCATGAATGCCGCTTATGCCGCCAATACTGGTGAGTCACAGCATATTGCCGCAGGCCTAGAGGATCATCCCGATCTCGATAGCTTAGCCGATAGCGTGCCTGAAACCGAAGATCTGATGGATAGCCAAGATGATGCGCCTATCATTCGGCTGATTAATGCTTTGTTATCAGAAGCGATTCGCTTAAATGCCTCCGATATCCATATCGAAACTTTTGAGAAGCGCTTAGTAGTACGTTTTCGCGTCGATGGCGAGCTCAAAGAGATCATCACCCCCAAGCGCCAATTAGCGCCCTTACTCGTGTCGCGTATCAAAGTGATGGCTAAGCTCGATATCGCCGAAAAGCGCGTACCGCAAGATGGGCGTATGAGCTTAAGACTAGCGGGTCGCGAGGTAGATGTGCGAGTATCAACGCTGCCCTCAAGTTTTGGCGAGCGCGTGGTGATGCGTTTGCTTGATAAGCAAGCAGGGCGCTTGAATATGACTTATTTGGGACTTGCTGATAACGATTATAATCAGCTTAAACGGCTGATCCATCGACCGCACGGTATTATATTGGTCACCGGCCCTACCGGTTCTGGTAAAACCACTACGCTTTATGCTGCTTTGACTGATCTTAATGATCAAACGCGTAATATCTTGACTGCCGAGGATCCGATCGAGTTTCAGCTCGATGGTATCGGCCAGACGCAGGTCAATAATAAGGTCGATATGACCTTTGCTAAGAGTTTACGCGCCATGCTGCGTCAAGATCCAGATGTGGTAATGGTTGGTGAGATTCGCGATCTTGAGACCGCTGAGATTGCCGTGCAAGCCTCCTTAACGGGGCACTTGGTGCTCTCAACCTTGCATACTAACACCGCAATTGGCGCGGTGACGCGCCTGCAAGATATGGGCGTTGAGCCGTTTTTATTATCGTCCTCCTTGATTGGGGTGGTGGCGCAGCGCTTGGTACGCACGCTATGTAGTCATTGTCACGACTGGCAAATAGCCGATAGCGAGCAAGCCAAGCTGTTTAGTGAGATTTATATTGAGCATCAGACTACTATCAAGCTACCTAAAGCTGTCGGCTGTGATAAGTGCAATCAGTCCGGCTTTAAGGGTCGTACTGCTATCTATGAAGTTGTGCCTATTGATGATACGCTGCGCCGGATGATTCATAGTAATACGGCTGAGTTTGAGCTAGAAGAATACGCGCGCGCGCAAACGCCATCGATTCGCGCTGACGGTCTGCATAAAGTGCTGGCAGGTCGAACCACGCTTGAGGAGGTGCTACGAGTGACCAAAGAGAGCGCCCTAGTTGAGGACGCTTTATTGCTATAG
- a CDS encoding mechanosensitive ion channel domain-containing protein, translated as MSSTVTVTETSANNISDNVTDTATDVVPSDAMTYQMIADTANDLVAGFVERIPYFVAAIVVMILFWLLSILFKKVVHKILGSRSRHQNLVKVFQRVGGALIFFIGFMIAMVIAIPGFTPAKLIGALGIGSVAIGFAFKDIFQNLLSGILLLLSEPFRIGDQIVSGDYEGTVEDIKIRATTIRTYDGRQVVIPNSDLYTSALTVNTAYKQRRLQLAVGIGYADDIAEAKAVIMQALERCDSVSKNASPTIIAVNLGDSTIDLVVRWFIDDGNQANKVSSIDQVLIEIKTALDKAGIDMPFPVRTLDLSDPSVKQTVKQLNNQRQLSDKASSGHDRENKDPIAINQASIE; from the coding sequence ATGTCTAGTACGGTAACAGTTACTGAAACCTCTGCTAATAATATAAGCGATAATGTCACTGATACCGCTACTGATGTTGTCCCTAGCGATGCTATGACTTATCAGATGATTGCCGATACCGCTAACGATCTAGTAGCAGGCTTTGTCGAGCGTATTCCTTACTTTGTCGCGGCAATAGTGGTGATGATCCTCTTTTGGTTATTATCTATACTGTTTAAAAAAGTAGTGCATAAGATATTAGGTAGCCGTAGTCGCCATCAAAATCTAGTCAAAGTCTTTCAGCGCGTAGGCGGAGCATTGATATTCTTTATCGGCTTTATGATAGCGATGGTGATAGCCATTCCAGGCTTTACCCCAGCTAAGCTGATAGGCGCACTCGGTATCGGTTCGGTGGCGATTGGTTTTGCCTTTAAAGATATTTTCCAAAACTTATTATCCGGTATTTTATTATTACTATCAGAGCCGTTTCGTATTGGCGATCAGATTGTCTCAGGCGACTATGAAGGCACCGTTGAAGATATTAAAATTCGCGCCACCACCATCAGGACTTATGATGGCCGCCAAGTGGTCATTCCAAACTCTGATTTGTATACCTCAGCTTTGACGGTGAATACCGCTTATAAGCAGCGCCGTTTACAATTAGCGGTAGGCATCGGTTATGCCGATGATATTGCTGAGGCTAAAGCCGTTATTATGCAAGCTTTAGAGCGCTGTGATAGCGTCTCAAAAAATGCTAGCCCAACTATTATCGCTGTCAATTTGGGAGATTCTACCATCGATTTGGTGGTGCGCTGGTTCATTGATGATGGTAATCAAGCGAATAAAGTCAGCTCTATCGATCAAGTGCTTATCGAGATTAAGACGGCTCTAGACAAAGCGGGTATCGACATGCCATTCCCAGTGCGTACTCTAGATCTAAGTGATCCCTCCGTAAAGCAGACAGTAAAACAGCTCAATAACCAAAGGCAGCTGAGTGACAAAGCTAGCTCTGGTCATGACCGTGAAAATAAAGATCCGATAGCAATCAACCAAGCCTCAATAGAATAG
- the ribA gene encoding GTP cyclohydrolase II, producing MSYQFITSATLPTRHGDFDIHVFEDPDGQEHVMLSTGLPVEEPSQSTDQPIPLVRIHSECLTGDAFGSIKCDCGPQLNTAMQAIQEHGCGAILYLRQEGRGIGLTNKIRAYALQDQGHDTLDANLMLGLPADARIYDMCGPMLAHVGVDAVNLITNNPDKVAYLSENGIKVIERIPLVVGITDDNADYLATKRDRMGHLFDKDFNTAVHLNK from the coding sequence ATGTCATATCAATTTATTACTAGTGCTACCCTACCTACTCGTCATGGCGACTTTGATATTCATGTCTTTGAAGATCCAGATGGTCAAGAGCATGTGATGCTGAGCACAGGCTTGCCTGTAGAGGAGCCCAGCCAATCTACCGATCAGCCTATTCCTTTGGTTCGTATTCACTCAGAGTGCTTGACGGGCGATGCTTTTGGTTCTATTAAATGCGACTGTGGGCCTCAGCTCAATACAGCGATGCAGGCCATCCAAGAGCACGGCTGCGGGGCGATATTGTACCTGCGTCAAGAAGGACGCGGTATCGGCCTGACGAACAAGATTCGGGCTTACGCGCTACAAGATCAGGGGCATGATACCTTAGATGCCAACTTAATGTTAGGCTTGCCAGCTGACGCGCGCATTTATGATATGTGCGGGCCGATGCTAGCGCACGTTGGCGTCGATGCGGTCAATCTCATTACCAACAATCCTGACAAAGTGGCTTATTTGAGCGAAAATGGTATCAAGGTCATTGAGCGTATTCCGCTAGTGGTCGGTATCACTGATGATAATGCTGACTATTTGGCTACCAAGCGCGATCGTATGGGACATTTATTTGATAAAGATTTTAATACCGCTGTTCATCTAAACAAATAG
- the dxs gene encoding 1-deoxy-D-xylulose-5-phosphate synthase: MQQSSHSSQSHLSADCSTSTASHTAKPLSALQQTYNEIPRVRPITPLLDSIDTPADIKQYSTEQLMTLADELRLFLLYSAGQSGGHFGANLGVVELTIVLHYLLDAPSDQIVWDVGHQAYAHKVLTGRREQLHSIRSKGGLTAFPERVESVYDTFGVGHSSTSISAGLGMSLALRYQGLEQTVACIIGDGAMTGGMAFEAMNDAVQQDADLLVILNDNDMSISCSIGGFSRHLAMLWESGHQVDISDTGEPILCHRPHVQDFDRRKRHKEHRDVPNIEDNLFKAIGFTYFGPFDGHNIPELLRVLSLAKQVSGPVLVHIYTTKGKGFAPAEADPVGYHAISKLPLEVSINDEAVSQQTTHQQISAVKPIAALKYSQVFGEFLCDKAATDDKLLAITPAMEEGSGMIDFARQFPERFFDVAIAEQHAVTLAGGMATQGVKPIVAIYSTFLQRGYDQLIHDVALQDLDVTFAIDRAGLVGEDGATHAGVFDFAFLRCVPNLLIAAPKDENECYQLLNTCYEYKGATAVRYPRGKGTGATIQRPAQLYKVGQAVVESVLGADNAPTKLAILAFGTMVATAQQAAETIITQLASTQSAESLQVQVVNMRWVKPLDSDLLESLLEQGMTHIATVEEHMIMGGAGSAVNEYLLNDSLAFKRQRPLICNIGITDRFIAHGSQAEQWADCGLDTPGVVKQLQQLLS; the protein is encoded by the coding sequence ATGCAGCAATCTTCTCATTCCTCACAGTCTCATTTATCAGCTGATTGCTCTACGTCAACAGCTTCTCATACTGCTAAGCCGCTTTCGGCCTTGCAGCAAACGTATAATGAGATTCCGCGTGTCCGTCCTATTACCCCTTTGCTCGATTCTATCGATACTCCAGCAGATATAAAACAGTACAGTACCGAGCAGCTGATGACTTTAGCTGATGAGCTGCGACTGTTTCTTTTGTATTCAGCTGGACAAAGCGGTGGTCACTTTGGTGCCAACTTAGGCGTGGTTGAGCTGACTATCGTGCTGCATTATCTACTAGATGCGCCAAGCGACCAGATCGTCTGGGATGTCGGCCATCAAGCCTACGCGCACAAAGTGTTGACGGGTCGCCGTGAGCAGCTGCACAGTATCCGCTCAAAAGGTGGTTTAACTGCTTTTCCAGAGCGGGTAGAGTCAGTCTATGACACCTTTGGCGTTGGTCATTCTTCCACTTCTATCTCAGCCGGCTTAGGCATGAGCTTAGCGCTTCGTTATCAAGGCCTTGAGCAGACCGTGGCCTGTATCATTGGCGATGGGGCGATGACAGGTGGCATGGCATTTGAGGCGATGAATGATGCGGTGCAACAAGATGCGGATTTACTAGTTATCTTGAACGACAATGATATGTCGATATCTTGTTCTATTGGCGGCTTCTCGCGTCATTTAGCGATGTTATGGGAGTCAGGCCATCAAGTCGATATCTCAGACACAGGCGAACCTATTCTTTGTCATCGTCCGCATGTGCAGGACTTTGATCGCCGTAAGCGTCACAAAGAGCATCGCGATGTTCCCAATATAGAAGACAATCTATTTAAAGCGATAGGCTTTACTTATTTTGGCCCTTTTGATGGTCATAATATTCCTGAGCTGCTACGCGTTTTATCTTTAGCTAAGCAAGTATCAGGACCAGTATTGGTACATATTTATACTACTAAAGGCAAAGGCTTTGCGCCTGCAGAAGCTGATCCTGTCGGCTACCATGCTATTAGTAAGCTGCCCCTTGAAGTGAGTATAAATGACGAAGCAGTTAGTCAGCAAACTACTCATCAGCAAATTAGCGCCGTCAAACCTATTGCGGCTTTGAAGTATTCGCAAGTGTTCGGTGAGTTCCTCTGTGATAAAGCAGCTACTGATGATAAGTTACTGGCGATTACCCCAGCTATGGAAGAGGGCTCGGGGATGATTGATTTTGCGCGTCAGTTTCCGGAGCGCTTCTTCGATGTGGCGATTGCTGAGCAGCATGCGGTGACTCTAGCCGGCGGTATGGCGACACAAGGGGTGAAGCCTATTGTCGCTATCTACTCGACTTTTTTGCAGCGCGGCTATGATCAGCTGATTCATGATGTGGCGCTGCAAGATCTTGATGTGACCTTTGCTATTGATAGAGCAGGACTCGTTGGTGAAGATGGTGCAACCCACGCCGGCGTCTTTGATTTTGCTTTTTTGCGCTGCGTGCCTAACCTGCTTATCGCGGCGCCAAAAGATGAAAACGAGTGCTATCAGCTGCTTAATACTTGTTATGAGTATAAGGGCGCTACTGCCGTTCGTTATCCGCGTGGCAAAGGTACAGGCGCGACTATTCAGCGCCCAGCTCAGCTTTATAAAGTAGGTCAAGCGGTAGTTGAGTCAGTATTAGGGGCAGATAATGCGCCAACTAAACTGGCGATTTTGGCGTTTGGCACTATGGTGGCAACCGCGCAGCAAGCCGCTGAAACTATTATTACTCAGCTTGCCAGTACTCAAAGCGCTGAGAGTCTACAAGTACAAGTGGTCAATATGCGCTGGGTAAAACCTTTAGATAGCGACTTGCTAGAGTCTTTACTAGAGCAAGGAATGACTCATATCGCCACGGTAGAAGAGCACATGATTATGGGCGGCGCTGGCAGTGCAGTCAACGAGTATCTACTCAACGACTCTCTAGCTTTTAAGCGTCAGCGTCCTTTAATTTGTAATATCGGTATCACTGATCGCTTTATTGCTCATGGCTCACAAGCCGAGCAGTGGGCGGATTGTGGTTTAGATACGCCAGGAGTGGTCAAGCAGCTCCAGCAGTTATTGTCTTAA
- a CDS encoding thiazole synthase gives MSQASTAAHDPDALINDSFTVGSRTFSSRLLVGTGKYKDLTETAQAIAAAGSEIVTVAIRRTNIGQNSDEPNLLEVISPDKYTILPNTAGCFDADSAIRTCKLARELLGGHNLVKLEVLGDEKSLYPNVTETLKAAKVLIDDGFEVMVYTSDDPIVASELESMGCVAIMPLGSLIGSGLGLLNRHTLSLIIENAKVPVLVDAGVGTASDAAIAMELGCDGVLMNSAIAHAQNPVLMAQAMKQAVWAGRAAFLAGRMPMRRMATASSPQTGYFFQ, from the coding sequence ATGTCACAAGCTTCAACTGCAGCTCATGACCCAGACGCTTTAATTAATGATAGCTTTACGGTAGGCAGTCGCACTTTTTCATCGCGCCTGCTCGTAGGGACAGGCAAATACAAAGACCTAACCGAGACCGCTCAGGCTATCGCAGCGGCCGGGTCTGAAATCGTTACTGTAGCTATTCGCCGTACCAATATTGGTCAAAATAGCGACGAGCCAAACTTGCTTGAGGTCATCTCACCAGACAAATACACCATACTGCCCAATACCGCAGGCTGCTTTGATGCCGATAGCGCGATACGTACTTGTAAGCTGGCGCGCGAGCTATTAGGCGGTCATAATTTGGTTAAGCTTGAGGTATTGGGCGATGAAAAAAGCCTTTATCCTAACGTTACTGAAACGCTAAAGGCGGCAAAAGTGCTGATCGATGATGGCTTTGAGGTGATGGTTTATACCTCGGATGATCCTATCGTTGCAAGTGAGCTTGAGAGCATGGGCTGCGTGGCTATTATGCCTTTAGGTAGTTTGATTGGCTCAGGTCTTGGACTACTAAACCGTCACACTCTGAGTCTTATTATCGAAAACGCTAAAGTGCCGGTCTTGGTCGATGCCGGCGTGGGGACCGCTTCAGATGCCGCTATTGCGATGGAGCTTGGCTGCGATGGGGTACTGATGAATTCTGCTATTGCTCATGCTCAAAACCCAGTACTTATGGCGCAGGCGATGAAACAAGCCGTTTGGGCTGGTCGTGCCGCTTTTTTGGCAGGGCGTATGCCTATGCGTAGAATGGCGACTGCTAGTTCACCACAAACCGGATATTTCTTCCAATAA
- a CDS encoding cytochrome c has product MIKVNNSNSSKSIVAMSMFAAALALSACSSPLDPDVKARQDIMKSYGDAMGIMGDMVKAPDTFDAAVLQDQTSYLAEASQEPWIHFENQEAIGNSTEAVWTDNPSFVAESEKFQQVTAELNNVAQTATSVDDFAPAFKEVGASCKSCHTDFKVKTD; this is encoded by the coding sequence ATGATAAAAGTTAATAACTCTAACTCATCAAAATCTATAGTAGCTATGTCTATGTTTGCTGCTGCGTTAGCTCTAAGTGCTTGTAGTAGCCCTCTTGATCCTGATGTCAAAGCTCGTCAAGACATTATGAAAAGCTACGGTGATGCTATGGGCATCATGGGCGATATGGTAAAAGCGCCTGATACTTTTGATGCTGCTGTTTTACAAGATCAAACCTCATACTTAGCTGAGGCTTCACAAGAGCCTTGGATACATTTTGAAAACCAAGAGGCGATTGGTAATTCAACCGAAGCGGTTTGGACTGATAATCCAAGCTTTGTCGCCGAATCTGAAAAGTTCCAACAAGTGACCGCTGAATTAAATAACGTGGCACAGACCGCGACCAGCGTTGATGACTTTGCTCCCGCCTTTAAAGAGGTTGGCGCTAGCTGCAAATCTTGTCACACTGACTTTAAAGTAAAAACCGATTAA
- a CDS encoding wax ester/triacylglycerol synthase family O-acyltransferase, translated as MRLMTAVDQLFLLLESRKQPMHVGGLFLFELPESEKGASSDFVYQLAQQMQNSEVPPSFPFNQVLENLIFWKEDEQFDVEHHFRHVALPSPGRVRELLMYVSKEHSRLLDRAMPLWECHIIEGILPEAEGRPERFALYVKIHHSLVDGIAAMRIVQKTLSQSPTEPVTLPIWSMITRNSSKADNLLPAARSTSRILKEQFSTIKPVFTELIDNFKHNGKPDYVGTFDAPRSVLNQRISASRRIAAQSYDIERFYNVANTFGVNQNDAVLAVCAGAMRRYLMAMNELPKKPLIAFVPMSLRGDASASGNQISFLLANLGTHLEDPVKRMQLIHDSMNSGKRRFRRMNKAQVINYSAIAYAWEGLNVLTGIFPKKQAFNLIISNVPGSKQPLYWNGAPLKALYPASVLVDGQAMNITIATYLDKIEFCITACSKLLPRVQDMLGLIEEELSSLESICEEKRLGVRY; from the coding sequence ATGCGACTAATGACAGCAGTTGATCAGCTTTTCTTACTTCTTGAATCTCGTAAGCAGCCTATGCATGTGGGCGGCTTATTTTTATTTGAGTTGCCAGAGAGTGAAAAAGGAGCCAGTAGCGATTTTGTTTATCAATTGGCTCAGCAGATGCAAAACTCTGAAGTACCGCCAAGCTTTCCTTTTAACCAAGTGCTTGAGAACTTAATATTTTGGAAAGAAGATGAGCAGTTCGATGTTGAGCATCATTTTCGTCATGTCGCCCTGCCAAGCCCTGGCCGCGTGCGTGAATTATTGATGTATGTCTCAAAAGAGCATAGCAGACTGCTCGACCGCGCTATGCCGTTATGGGAATGTCATATTATCGAAGGCATACTACCAGAGGCAGAGGGTCGCCCTGAGCGTTTTGCTTTGTATGTCAAGATTCATCACTCCTTAGTCGATGGTATTGCAGCGATGCGCATCGTCCAAAAAACCTTATCACAGTCGCCTACTGAGCCAGTAACATTGCCTATCTGGTCGATGATTACTCGAAACAGTAGCAAAGCGGATAATTTACTGCCTGCGGCGCGTTCAACTTCGCGAATTCTCAAAGAGCAGTTCTCTACTATCAAACCGGTGTTTACCGAACTTATCGATAATTTTAAACATAACGGTAAGCCTGATTATGTCGGTACTTTTGATGCGCCAAGAAGCGTTCTTAATCAGCGTATCTCAGCCTCTCGTCGTATCGCTGCTCAGTCTTATGATATCGAGCGTTTTTATAATGTCGCCAATACCTTTGGAGTCAATCAAAACGATGCGGTGCTTGCCGTTTGTGCCGGTGCCATGCGCCGCTATCTAATGGCTATGAATGAGCTGCCCAAAAAGCCTCTAATTGCTTTTGTCCCTATGTCGCTACGCGGCGATGCTAGCGCCTCAGGCAATCAAATCTCTTTTTTATTGGCCAATCTAGGGACTCATTTAGAAGATCCGGTAAAACGTATGCAGCTGATTCATGACAGTATGAATAGTGGTAAGCGCCGCTTTCGCCGGATGAATAAAGCGCAGGTTATCAACTACAGCGCCATTGCTTACGCTTGGGAAGGCCTCAACGTCTTGACTGGCATTTTTCCCAAAAAACAAGCTTTTAACCTTATTATCTCTAACGTACCAGGCTCAAAACAACCGCTATACTGGAATGGCGCGCCACTAAAAGCTCTCTATCCGGCCTCTGTTTTGGTTGATGGTCAAGCGATGAATATTACCATTGCCACTTATCTTGACAAGATTGAGTTTTGTATTACCGCTTGTAGTAAGCTGTTGCCAAGAGTGCAGGATATGCTAGGACTCATTGAAGAAGAGCTAAGCTCGCTTGAGAGTATTTGTGAAGAGAAGCGTCTTGGCGTTCGTTACTAA